A single region of the Oncorhynchus keta strain PuntledgeMale-10-30-2019 chromosome 4, Oket_V2, whole genome shotgun sequence genome encodes:
- the LOC118383589 gene encoding C-X-C motif chemokine 11-1-like, giving the protein MTMITRILLLLAVTICITVAQRSVSQRCLCRKVRNSFGAPNTVEDIQIYPPTPSCDRLEFIVSLKNGVQYCLDPSMTKVQRLLTRLMKKSSPPTVPTPIEAISNERSIDSADI; this is encoded by the exons ATGACCATGATCACCAGAATACTCCTGCTCCTTGCTGTCACCATCTGTATCACAGTCGCCCAGC GTTCTGTGAGCCAGCGATGTTTGTGTCGGAAGGTGCGGAACAGCTTTGGCGCTCCAAACACTGTTGAGGACATCCAGATCTATCCTCCAACTCCCTCCTGTGACAGGCTGGAGTTCAT TGTTAGCCTTAAGAATGGAGTGCAGTACTGCCTGGACCCCAGTATGACGAAAGTGCAGAGACTTCTCACTCGCCTGAT GAAGAAGTCCTCTCCCCCAACTGTCCCCACTCCAATTGAGGCCATCTCTAATGAGAGAAGCATTGACTCTGCTGATATCTGA